One Candidatus Brocadiaceae bacterium genomic window carries:
- a CDS encoding RNA methyltransferase translates to MCGGDVIDSLKHPAVVEARRLLRPVRGAPPAAFLADGCRLVRQAIEGGAGIEHLFFLDPVEGREAVRLLQAARAHGLASSRVRRGVFFRVLGLGYETSVQVLAVIRRPTGRPVPPAGDGATILLGERIQDPRNVGVLVRTADAWPQPHVVFSGDSADPWTRAAVRSSTGSIFRVPVELPGDLADRVRGLRAQSIRVIGASAHAAAACWETDLTGRCALLVGNETEGLSDNLQAACDAVVAIPMRGGAGSFNVTVAAGVLLYERARQMRAGARPRPAD, encoded by the coding sequence ATGTGCGGCGGCGACGTGATCGACAGTCTGAAGCACCCGGCCGTTGTGGAGGCGCGTCGGCTGCTGCGGCCCGTCCGGGGGGCGCCGCCGGCCGCCTTCCTGGCCGACGGGTGCCGTCTGGTCCGGCAGGCGATCGAGGGAGGGGCGGGCATCGAGCACCTGTTCTTCCTGGACCCGGTGGAGGGCCGGGAGGCCGTGCGCCTGCTGCAGGCGGCGCGTGCGCACGGGCTGGCGTCGTCCCGCGTGAGGCGCGGCGTCTTTTTCCGCGTGCTCGGCCTCGGCTACGAGACGTCCGTGCAGGTGCTGGCCGTCATTCGGCGTCCGACCGGGCGCCCCGTCCCTCCGGCCGGCGACGGGGCGACGATCCTGCTGGGGGAGCGGATCCAGGACCCCCGCAACGTGGGCGTTCTGGTCCGCACGGCCGACGCCTGGCCGCAGCCGCACGTGGTCTTCAGCGGGGATTCGGCGGACCCGTGGACGCGGGCGGCCGTGCGGTCCAGCACCGGTTCCATCTTCCGGGTGCCGGTGGAACTGCCCGGCGACCTGGCGGACCGTGTGCGCGGTCTGCGTGCGCAGTCGATCCGCGTGATCGGGGCTTCCGCGCACGCCGCGGCGGCCTGCTGGGAGACGGACCTCACGGGCCGGTGTGCGCTGCTGGTCGGGAACGAGACCGAGGGGCTGTCCGACAACCTGCAGGCCGCGTGCGACGCTGTGGTGGCCATCCCGATGCGGGGCGGGGCGGGCTCGTTCAACGTGACGGTCGCCGCCGGGGTCCTGCTGTACGAGCGCGCACGGCAGATGCGGGCGGGCGCT